Proteins encoded together in one Syntrophorhabdaceae bacterium window:
- a CDS encoding NAD-dependent epimerase, which produces MRKILVTGAAGFIGFHVSQRLLNRGNEVTGVDNLNDYYDVSLKRTRLNRLIASPLFFFHLLDLSDRKATEELFEKNAFDAVIHLAAQAGVRYSLTNPHAYIASNVTGFLHVLEGCKNKGVGHLVFASSSSVYGANTKIPFSVHDHTDHPISLYAATKKAGELMTHTYATIYSLPCTVLRFFTVYGPWGRPDMAYFKFTRAILEDREIEVYGEGKMKRDFTYIDDVVEVLERVVDHVPAPYKTWDSTYPDPATSFAPYRVYNLGNQNPVELLHFINIIENCLGKKARLKFLPPQPGDVWETWADTCELTQDFHFTPSTPLEDGLQRFVKWYIDYHRTSRNQS; this is translated from the coding sequence GTGAGAAAAATCCTTGTAACGGGTGCGGCGGGTTTCATCGGCTTTCATGTCAGCCAGCGCCTCCTTAACCGTGGGAATGAGGTCACAGGGGTCGACAATTTAAACGACTACTACGATGTTTCCCTCAAACGGACCCGTCTCAACCGGCTGATAGCATCTCCGCTCTTCTTTTTCCATCTCCTCGATTTGTCGGATAGGAAGGCGACGGAGGAGCTGTTTGAGAAAAACGCGTTTGATGCAGTTATCCATCTCGCCGCACAGGCGGGGGTAAGGTACAGCCTGACCAATCCCCACGCTTACATCGCGAGCAACGTTACCGGTTTTCTCCACGTTCTTGAGGGCTGCAAGAACAAAGGGGTGGGACATCTGGTGTTTGCCTCGTCTAGTTCCGTCTATGGGGCCAATACCAAAATCCCCTTCTCCGTTCACGATCACACGGACCATCCCATCTCTCTCTACGCTGCAACCAAAAAGGCTGGGGAGCTGATGACCCATACTTACGCCACCATTTACAGTCTGCCCTGCACGGTTTTGAGGTTTTTCACCGTTTACGGTCCCTGGGGTCGACCGGACATGGCGTATTTTAAATTTACCCGTGCCATTCTGGAAGACCGAGAAATTGAAGTCTACGGAGAAGGCAAGATGAAGAGGGACTTCACCTATATTGATGACGTGGTGGAAGTTCTGGAGCGCGTGGTGGACCATGTTCCCGCCCCTTACAAAACCTGGGATAGCACCTACCCTGATCCCGCCACAAGCTTCGCCCCTTATCGTGTATACAACCTGGGAAATCAAAATCCCGTTGAATTGTTGCACTTTATAAATATCATAGAAAACTGCCTGGGCAAGAAGGCGCGCCTCAAATTCCTCCCGCCGCAGCCGGGTGACGTATGGGAAACATGGGCCGACACATGCGAACTCACGCAGGATTTCCATTTCACTCCAAGCACACCTCTCGAGGATGGCCTGCAGAGGTTCGTCAAGTGGTATATCGATTACCACCGTACTTCGCGAAACCAGAGTTAA
- a CDS encoding NAD(P)-binding domain-containing protein: MNETNYAETLKKKIFQKEAIIGVIGLGYVGLPLVREFLKKDFRVIGFDIDSAKTTAINRGESYIKHIPSDFLVGARSRGLLDATTEFTRLKEADVILICVPTPLGRNREPDLSYVINTAKSIASNLKKGHLIILESTTYPETTEKEVLPILEKTGLVVGTDFFLGYSPEREDPGNTDYSTSKIPKVVS, encoded by the coding sequence ATGAATGAGACGAATTACGCAGAAACTCTTAAGAAAAAAATCTTTCAAAAGGAAGCGATTATTGGGGTGATAGGTCTTGGCTATGTAGGCCTTCCGCTTGTACGTGAATTTCTCAAAAAGGACTTCAGGGTAATAGGTTTTGACATAGATAGCGCCAAAACTACCGCAATAAACAGAGGAGAGAGCTATATCAAGCACATCCCCTCTGATTTCTTAGTTGGGGCGAGAAGTAGGGGTCTCCTTGATGCTACTACTGAATTTACTCGCCTAAAAGAGGCTGACGTCATACTCATATGCGTTCCCACACCTCTTGGCAGAAACAGGGAACCAGATCTCTCCTATGTGATAAACACGGCTAAATCTATTGCCTCCAATCTCAAAAAGGGACACCTCATTATTCTGGAGAGCACTACCTATCCGGAAACAACAGAAAAGGAGGTTTTACCAATCCTTGAGAAGACAGGACTGGTTGTTGGCACGGACTTCTTCTTAGGCTACTCTCCTGAGAGAGAAGATCCTGGAAACACCGATTATAGCACCTCAAAGATACCGAAGGTCGTAAGCTGA
- a CDS encoding four helix bundle protein, with product MVKTHKDLDVWKESIQLVKDIYRLTSHFPKEEMYNLASQIRKSAISIPSNIAEGAARKSKKEFINFLYIALGSCVELDTQLIISKELGFITDEHNIFEPIEKIKSQLLGLIRHLEKKNAQ from the coding sequence ATGGTAAAGACGCATAAGGATCTGGATGTGTGGAAGGAATCCATTCAGTTGGTAAAGGATATTTACAGGTTGACTAGTCATTTTCCAAAAGAGGAGATGTATAACTTAGCCTCCCAAATCAGAAAGAGTGCGATATCCATCCCAAGCAACATAGCCGAGGGAGCAGCAAGAAAAAGCAAAAAGGAGTTTATCAATTTTTTATATATAGCACTTGGGTCGTGTGTAGAGTTAGATACTCAGCTTATAATTTCTAAGGAATTAGGTTTCATTACAGATGAACACAATATATTTGAGCCCATTGAGAAAATTAAAAGCCAACTTTTAGGCCTAATTCGACATCTGGAGAAGAAAAATGCTCAATAA
- a CDS encoding MarR family EPS-associated transcriptional regulator codes for MTDTEFKTIRELSINNNITQRELSKRLGMSLGAINYVIKALIKKGYVRAQRFKNSNNKIGYIYALTPKWLYDKTMITQEFIQKKMAEYEHLKKEIEMLEREL; via the coding sequence ATGACAGACACTGAATTTAAAACCATAAGAGAACTTTCCATAAACAACAATATAACCCAGCGAGAGCTTTCAAAACGACTGGGTATGAGCTTAGGTGCCATAAATTATGTAATCAAGGCGCTCATAAAAAAAGGTTATGTCAGGGCACAGCGCTTTAAAAACTCAAATAACAAAATAGGATACATCTATGCCCTTACCCCCAAGTGGTTATATGACAAGACAATGATAACACAGGAATTTATCCAGAAAAAGATGGCTGAATACGAGCATCTGAAAAAGGAAATAGAGATGCTTGAGAGAGAACTTTAG
- a CDS encoding FAD-binding protein, giving the protein MLSHDIVIVGGGLAGLRAAVGLCEKYNVGLISKVHPIRSHSIAAQGGINASLANHPDAKDDSWEKHTFDTVKGSDYLADQHAVEIMCKQAPIIVYEMEHWGCPFSRFPDGSIAQRPFGGAGYPRTCYSADITGHVLLNTLYERAISKGVRVYPEWYVIALVTDNGKCHGIIAFDLINGAIVPIKSKVTLFATGGYGRVYQYSTNALINTGSGIGIAYKAGVPIKDMEFVQFHPTGLIGTNILMTEACRGEGGYLINNKNERFMERYAPKAMELAPRDIVSRSIQTEIEEGRGFEHPLGRYIKLDLRHLGAQKILDRLPGIRHICLDFLGIDPIKEPIPIMPVQHYSMGGIDTNEKAASEIEGFYAAGECACVSVHGANRLGGNSLLDTIVFGKLASIAIDEFLQGKDVTPDETPLNNKLAEMEHTIRMITGNKGERPFSILADLSKNMSANVGIFRTKDELALALENILKIKERYKGVYVSSSELHMNYELLNALELGSMIEVAHTIAIGAYLREESRGAHSRRDFPARDDANWLKHTIARLGADGNPEISFKDVVITRYEPMERKY; this is encoded by the coding sequence ATGCTTAGTCATGATATCGTCATTGTTGGCGGGGGTCTTGCCGGACTCCGGGCAGCAGTCGGACTTTGTGAAAAATACAATGTAGGCCTTATTTCCAAGGTTCATCCTATCAGGTCCCACTCTATCGCAGCACAGGGCGGCATAAATGCATCTCTGGCAAACCATCCTGATGCAAAGGATGATTCCTGGGAAAAACACACATTCGATACAGTAAAAGGCAGTGACTACCTTGCAGACCAGCACGCAGTAGAGATCATGTGCAAACAGGCGCCTATTATCGTATACGAGATGGAACACTGGGGCTGTCCTTTCAGCAGATTCCCAGATGGATCTATCGCCCAGAGACCATTTGGAGGTGCCGGCTATCCCAGGACATGTTACTCTGCCGATATTACAGGCCATGTGCTTTTGAATACCCTTTATGAGAGGGCAATATCAAAGGGTGTAAGGGTCTATCCTGAATGGTATGTTATTGCCCTTGTCACAGATAACGGCAAATGTCATGGCATTATTGCCTTTGATCTCATAAACGGTGCCATAGTCCCTATAAAATCAAAGGTAACACTTTTTGCCACAGGAGGCTATGGCAGGGTATACCAGTATTCTACTAATGCTCTAATCAATACAGGAAGTGGAATAGGCATAGCCTATAAGGCAGGGGTGCCCATAAAGGACATGGAGTTTGTCCAGTTTCATCCCACTGGCCTGATAGGCACAAACATACTTATGACAGAGGCATGCAGGGGTGAGGGGGGTTATCTCATAAACAACAAAAACGAGAGGTTCATGGAGAGATATGCACCTAAAGCCATGGAACTTGCCCCAAGGGATATAGTATCCAGGAGCATACAGACAGAGATAGAAGAGGGAAGGGGCTTTGAGCATCCCCTGGGTAGATATATAAAGCTCGATTTAAGACATCTGGGTGCCCAGAAGATCCTTGATAGACTACCGGGTATAAGACACATATGCTTAGACTTCCTCGGTATTGACCCTATCAAAGAGCCTATACCTATTATGCCTGTTCAACACTATTCCATGGGTGGCATAGATACCAATGAAAAGGCTGCATCAGAAATTGAGGGCTTTTATGCAGCAGGTGAATGCGCTTGCGTGAGTGTCCACGGTGCCAACAGGCTCGGCGGAAATTCCCTTCTCGATACCATAGTATTCGGAAAGCTGGCATCCATTGCCATCGATGAGTTTCTTCAGGGAAAGGATGTCACACCTGATGAAACACCGTTAAACAATAAACTGGCTGAAATGGAACATACGATTAGAATGATTACAGGCAATAAAGGTGAAAGGCCGTTCTCCATCCTTGCTGATCTCAGCAAAAACATGAGTGCCAATGTGGGGATATTCAGGACAAAGGACGAACTTGCCTTAGCCTTAGAAAATATATTGAAGATAAAGGAGAGATACAAAGGGGTATACGTATCCTCATCTGAACTCCATATGAACTATGAGCTATTAAATGCCCTGGAACTGGGTTCAATGATCGAGGTTGCCCATACCATAGCAATAGGTGCATATCTTAGGGAGGAGAGTCGTGGCGCCCATTCAAGACGGGATTTTCCTGCCAGGGATGATGCAAATTGGCTAAAGCATACCATAGCAAGATTGGGCGCAGACGGAAACCCTGAGATATCCTTTAAGGATGTGGTAATAACAAGATATGAACCCATGGAGAGGAAATATTGA
- a CDS encoding succinate dehydrogenase iron-sulfur subunit: MIKETVYTFKILRYDSKRPEEAAQFRSYQIKVIPGLTILAVLIRIRDEIDGTLSFRSSCRSAVCGSCAMVINGKIDLACRTQVASFGTNTIILEPLPNFEIIKDLVVDMTPFWNMYEKVRPYLIRKSPDPEKEIQQSEEERKRIDQFVNCILCASCYGACPVLARNPDYLGPAAMAKLERFVLDSRDERPGDVLEEINNENGVWGCDTVFRCIDACPKDVRPTDSIVGLRKAILKKKLLGRYK; this comes from the coding sequence TTGATAAAAGAAACTGTTTATACGTTTAAGATACTGAGGTATGATTCTAAAAGGCCTGAAGAGGCTGCCCAATTTAGATCATATCAGATAAAGGTCATACCGGGTCTGACAATCCTTGCAGTCCTCATAAGGATAAGGGATGAGATAGACGGGACACTGTCGTTCCGTTCTTCCTGCCGCTCTGCAGTATGCGGCTCCTGTGCCATGGTTATAAACGGTAAGATTGACCTGGCATGCAGGACACAGGTGGCATCCTTTGGCACAAACACCATAATCCTTGAACCTCTACCGAATTTTGAAATCATAAAAGACCTCGTGGTAGATATGACGCCCTTCTGGAATATGTATGAAAAGGTAAGACCTTATCTGATAAGAAAGAGCCCTGACCCTGAAAAGGAGATACAACAGAGTGAGGAAGAAAGGAAACGCATAGACCAGTTTGTAAACTGTATACTCTGCGCCTCATGTTACGGCGCATGTCCTGTGCTGGCAAGGAACCCCGATTATCTTGGGCCTGCTGCCATGGCAAAACTCGAAAGGTTTGTCCTGGATTCAAGGGATGAAAGACCAGGGGATGTCCTTGAAGAGATAAATAATGAGAACGGTGTATGGGGTTGTGATACTGTGTTTAGATGTATAGATGCCTGTCCCAAGGATGTGAGACCTACGGATTCTATAGTGGGGTTGAGAAAGGCGATTCTAAAGAAAAAATTGCTGGGAAGATACAAATGA
- a CDS encoding ubiquinol-cytochrome c reductase iron-sulfur subunit, which yields MKLHFSLITRRQFLNTLFGGWLIAFLSGSFYALLKFAFPTLGKEPDFVVLNAKDFLDIPANSVKPFPWGGKLGFIFKRPDNKTVALKGVCTHMECNIAYKPEDKKFYCPCHKGWFDIEGKVLEGPPPKPLEFFDLTQEGEKLIVAKKGVTVELPKA from the coding sequence ATGAAGCTGCATTTCTCTCTCATAACAAGAAGGCAGTTTTTAAACACCCTCTTTGGGGGATGGCTTATAGCATTTTTATCAGGGAGTTTCTATGCACTCCTGAAATTCGCCTTTCCTACCCTGGGAAAAGAGCCGGATTTTGTAGTCCTCAATGCCAAAGACTTTTTGGATATACCTGCCAATTCCGTAAAACCCTTTCCTTGGGGTGGAAAATTGGGATTTATCTTTAAAAGACCTGACAACAAGACAGTGGCATTAAAAGGTGTATGCACCCATATGGAGTGCAACATTGCATACAAGCCCGAAGATAAGAAATTCTACTGCCCCTGTCATAAAGGCTGGTTTGATATAGAGGGCAAGGTCTTAGAAGGACCACCACCCAAACCCCTTGAGTTCTTTGATTTGACCCAGGAGGGTGAGAAATTAATAGTTGCCAAAAAGGGGGTAACTGTTGAGTTACCAAAGGCTTAA
- a CDS encoding cytochrome bc complex cytochrome b subunit, which yields MSYQRLKKWFDERYDFHGLRSWTEHKSVPVHKYSILYYTGGLTMFLFVIQFITGMVLSFYYVPYHEQAHKSIIEIVTKLNMGWFFRSLHHWGAQLAIGVLFVHVFGTLLLKAYRKPRELIWLTGFILLGISIFFGLSGYFLLWDERAFAAVRVATGGAGNLPVIGGFIKSFLRGSLDVTGETLTRFYAFHVTVLPFFTLLLMGIHILLVQYHGMSIPLSQQNSVKKHEPFFPNVLYKDIIIWLLCLGIVVTLSVLLPPEIGKKADPLAAPPENIKPEWYFLFLFQTLKLFPGDIMGLNGEVIAIILISLGILFFFLIPFFDRKSAKGEKSTAFTWIGILYTVYFIVMTIVGFLT from the coding sequence TTGAGTTACCAAAGGCTTAAAAAATGGTTTGACGAGCGTTATGATTTCCATGGATTAAGGTCATGGACAGAGCATAAGTCCGTCCCTGTGCACAAATACAGTATACTCTATTATACCGGTGGTCTTACCATGTTTCTCTTTGTCATCCAGTTTATAACAGGCATGGTGCTGAGCTTCTATTATGTCCCCTATCATGAACAGGCACACAAGAGTATAATAGAGATAGTAACAAAACTGAACATGGGTTGGTTTTTCCGTTCTCTACACCACTGGGGTGCCCAGCTTGCCATAGGGGTTTTATTTGTCCACGTATTCGGCACATTGTTACTCAAGGCATATAGAAAACCCAGGGAACTCATATGGTTGACAGGTTTCATACTCCTTGGCATCTCTATATTTTTCGGTCTAAGCGGTTACTTCCTCCTATGGGATGAGCGTGCCTTTGCTGCAGTCAGAGTAGCCACAGGTGGTGCTGGTAACCTTCCTGTTATAGGCGGGTTTATAAAATCATTTTTAAGGGGCAGTTTGGATGTCACAGGCGAGACCCTAACCCGTTTCTATGCCTTTCATGTCACGGTGCTACCATTTTTTACCCTTCTTCTTATGGGAATACATATCCTTCTTGTCCAGTATCACGGCATGAGCATCCCTTTATCACAGCAGAATAGCGTGAAAAAACATGAGCCCTTTTTTCCCAATGTCCTATATAAAGATATTATCATCTGGCTTCTCTGCCTTGGTATAGTGGTTACTTTATCTGTGCTTCTTCCTCCTGAGATAGGCAAAAAGGCAGACCCCTTAGCTGCACCTCCGGAAAATATTAAGCCTGAATGGTATTTCCTGTTTCTATTCCAGACCCTAAAGCTCTTCCCAGGGGATATAATGGGTTTAAACGGTGAGGTGATAGCCATCATACTCATATCCCTTGGTATTTTGTTTTTCTTTCTCATACCTTTTTTTGATAGAAAATCAGCAAAAGGTGAAAAAAGCACTGCTTTTACATGGATAGGCATCCTGTATACGGTATATTTTATAGTCATGACCATCGTGGGTTTTCTCACATAA
- a CDS encoding ribonuclease Z: protein MKVKVLGTGTSIPSLKRLSSSYLVLTGGLKILIDVGPSVVRRLLEYGYQVHDIDMVILTHFHVDHSADLSTFLFACNYGIEPRRRPLIIMGGKGFRHFFKGLSQIYPWILPNYYDLKLRVLSGKGMEINGLKIDSKPVNHNRESIAIRIKDEGSIVFTGDTAYTKRLAGFVRGVDLLITECSFPLREVKGHLNLRHLARIVDEARPKKVMLSHLYPEWDDFKGVLYEPYLLAEDGMEIEV, encoded by the coding sequence ATGAAGGTGAAGGTCCTGGGCACAGGCACATCTATACCTTCCCTTAAAAGGCTTTCTTCATCCTATCTTGTCTTGACAGGGGGTTTAAAGATACTTATAGATGTTGGTCCATCTGTGGTGAGGAGGCTGCTGGAATACGGTTATCAAGTCCATGATATAGACATGGTGATTTTAACCCACTTCCATGTAGACCACAGCGCAGACCTATCTACATTCCTTTTTGCCTGCAATTATGGCATAGAGCCCAGGAGAAGACCCTTGATTATCATGGGTGGGAAGGGTTTTAGGCATTTTTTTAAAGGTTTGTCTCAGATATATCCATGGATATTACCAAACTACTATGATTTAAAGCTAAGGGTGCTATCAGGTAAAGGCATGGAGATTAATGGCTTGAAGATAGATTCAAAACCTGTAAACCACAACAGGGAGAGTATTGCCATAAGGATTAAGGATGAAGGAAGTATTGTCTTCACCGGTGATACTGCATATACAAAAAGGCTTGCAGGGTTTGTTAGGGGTGTAGACCTACTCATAACAGAGTGTTCTTTCCCCCTTAGGGAGGTAAAGGGACATCTGAATCTCAGGCATCTTGCCAGGATAGTGGATGAGGCAAGGCCAAAAAAGGTAATGCTTAGCCATCTTTATCCTGAATGGGATGATTTCAAAGGTGTGCTTTATGAACCCTATCTCCTTGCAGAGGACGGGATGGAGATTGAGGTTTAG
- a CDS encoding NAD-dependent epimerase/dehydratase family protein: protein MKVLVTGGCGFIGSNVVDAYVDNGYDVAIIDNLSTGKKDNKNEKARLYVDDICRDSIEEIFKKEMPDVVNHHAAQISVPLSVSDPLFDAEVNIKGIIRLLQLCVRYNVKRFIFSSTGGAIYGEADIVPTGEDYVPEPASPYAISKLASEKYIRFFYGQYGLGYTILRYSNVYGPRQIPHGEAGVVAIFTEKLLDGIHPTLNHFPAEPQGMIRDYCYVKDIARANIIATSIDKVGIYNIGTGKGTTTLELYKEIINALRIKGVAIPQVFDDPKRDKARPGDIKVSTLNPEKAASELGWQAQYSLEKGILETVDWYLKKR from the coding sequence ATGAAGGTTCTTGTGACAGGTGGTTGCGGTTTTATAGGTTCAAATGTAGTGGATGCCTATGTGGATAACGGGTATGATGTGGCAATCATAGATAATCTTTCCACAGGGAAAAAGGATAATAAGAACGAAAAGGCAAGGCTATATGTGGATGACATATGTAGGGATAGCATAGAAGAGATATTTAAAAAAGAGATGCCCGATGTAGTTAACCATCATGCTGCCCAGATATCTGTCCCATTATCTGTTTCTGATCCCCTTTTTGATGCCGAGGTAAACATTAAAGGGATAATAAGACTATTACAGTTATGTGTCAGGTATAATGTAAAAAGATTTATATTTTCTTCTACAGGTGGTGCCATATACGGTGAAGCAGATATTGTTCCTACAGGTGAAGACTATGTCCCTGAACCGGCTTCTCCCTATGCCATATCAAAGCTCGCAAGCGAGAAATATATAAGGTTTTTCTACGGTCAATACGGTTTGGGATATACTATATTAAGATACAGCAATGTCTATGGACCAAGACAGATACCTCACGGTGAGGCAGGTGTAGTGGCTATATTTACCGAGAAACTCTTAGACGGCATCCATCCTACATTAAATCACTTTCCTGCCGAGCCCCAGGGCATGATAAGGGATTATTGTTATGTTAAGGATATTGCCAGGGCAAATATCATTGCCACCAGCATAGATAAGGTAGGTATATACAATATCGGAACAGGGAAAGGCACAACCACCCTTGAGTTATATAAAGAGATAATAAATGCATTAAGGATTAAAGGTGTTGCAATACCACAGGTGTTTGATGACCCGAAAAGGGATAAGGCGAGACCAGGGGATATAAAGGTGAGCACATTGAATCCTGAAAAGGCTGCCTCAGAACTCGGTTGGCAGGCTCAATATAGTCTTGAGAAGGGCATATTAGAGACTGTAGATTGGTATCTAAAGAAAAGATGA
- the serA gene encoding phosphoglycerate dehydrogenase, whose product MKQYKVLITDNLSDDGIEVLSRSRDIEIDIKAGIKHDELKAIIGNYDAIITRSGTTITEDLLENPGKLKIIGRAGVGVDNIDIEAASKKGIIVMNAPTGNTLAATELTMGIMLAAARKIPLANDSLKSGKWDRKRFMGIELHNKVLGIVGLGRIGSNVAIRAKSFGMKVIAYDPYIKKSKADSLGVKLYDRLEDLLKEVDIITFHTPLTAATKNMITAKEIRLMKDNVIFVNCARGGIVNENDLYEALKSGKVFAAGVDVFEEEPPKSSKLLELENVFATPHIGANTMEGQEAVARIIAEQVVNALHGRPYQNAVNIPFMKSQLTENLQLYFSLTEKIGKLAAQIAKGRPESIKIVMVGKNFEEDLCERKFDVPFSYQPFTIAGLKGFLGVYIQESVTHINAPYLAKDRNITVEETKTDQYDKFNDLILFILKTDIEELSIAGTVFSDKLGRIVLLDRFHLDVIPEGTFLHFRIFDRPGIIGKVGTILGNHRINISGLNVSRQHTGEEVAFVSVDDPIGEEVLSEILAIDGMIEAKVIEL is encoded by the coding sequence ATGAAACAATACAAAGTTCTTATAACAGATAACCTTTCTGACGACGGAATAGAGGTCTTATCAAGAAGCAGGGATATCGAGATAGACATCAAGGCAGGGATAAAACACGATGAACTCAAGGCTATCATAGGTAACTATGATGCCATCATCACAAGGAGTGGGACTACTATAACAGAAGACCTTCTGGAAAACCCTGGAAAGCTAAAGATCATTGGCAGGGCAGGTGTAGGTGTTGACAATATAGATATAGAGGCTGCAAGTAAAAAAGGGATTATTGTTATGAACGCACCTACAGGCAATACATTGGCAGCAACAGAGCTTACCATGGGTATTATGCTGGCTGCAGCAAGAAAGATACCCCTGGCAAATGATTCCCTCAAAAGCGGTAAATGGGATAGAAAAAGGTTTATGGGAATAGAGCTCCACAATAAGGTGCTGGGGATTGTAGGGCTTGGCAGGATAGGGAGTAATGTGGCCATCAGGGCAAAGAGTTTTGGCATGAAGGTGATTGCCTATGACCCGTATATAAAAAAGAGTAAGGCCGATTCCTTAGGGGTGAAGCTCTATGATAGACTCGAAGACCTCTTAAAAGAGGTGGATATCATTACCTTTCACACACCTCTTACCGCTGCCACAAAAAATATGATCACTGCAAAAGAGATAAGACTCATGAAGGATAATGTCATATTTGTCAACTGTGCCAGGGGTGGTATTGTAAATGAGAATGACCTCTATGAGGCATTAAAAAGCGGCAAAGTCTTTGCAGCAGGGGTTGATGTATTCGAAGAAGAGCCCCCTAAAAGCAGTAAGCTCCTTGAGCTTGAAAATGTCTTTGCAACACCCCACATAGGTGCCAACACCATGGAGGGTCAGGAGGCAGTTGCCCGTATCATTGCAGAACAGGTGGTAAATGCATTACATGGTAGGCCTTATCAGAATGCGGTAAATATACCCTTTATGAAGTCTCAGCTCACAGAAAACCTCCAGTTGTATTTCAGCCTCACAGAGAAGATAGGCAAGCTTGCTGCCCAGATTGCCAAGGGAAGGCCTGAATCAATAAAGATTGTCATGGTAGGAAAGAATTTTGAAGAGGATCTATGCGAGAGAAAATTTGATGTGCCTTTTAGTTATCAACCCTTTACCATAGCAGGCCTCAAGGGATTTTTAGGTGTCTATATTCAGGAGTCGGTAACACATATAAATGCACCCTATTTGGCAAAGGACAGGAATATTACCGTAGAGGAGACAAAGACAGACCAGTATGACAAATTTAATGACCTTATACTATTTATCCTGAAGACGGATATAGAAGAGTTATCTATTGCAGGCACTGTATTTTCTGATAAATTAGGTAGAATAGTGCTTCTTGACAGGTTCCATCTTGATGTTATACCTGAGGGGACATTTTTACATTTCAGGATATTTGATAGGCCTGGTATTATAGGTAAGGTAGGGACAATACTGGGTAATCACAGGATAAATATATCAGGCTTGAACGTATCAAGGCAGCATACAGGGGAAGAGGTGGCATTTGTATCTGTTGATGACCCTATAGGTGAGGAGGTATTAAGTGAGATCTTGGCTATAGATGGTATGATAGAAGCAAAGGTAATAGAGTTGTGA
- a CDS encoding lysophospholipid acyltransferase family protein, translating into MILDLFLILIIKTIQQCIRFLPETLQRGFGVFLGRLAYRILKKRRLVAISNLKRVFNDRDDQDIQSMARRCFEKFGINFVEMLLIPYLKKDEYKERFSLENRDHIDKALSKGKGILAVIFHYSNWEIMGISSVLLQQDVIVLARPLKRHILLNNFLNKIRATSGLKIIPNEGTGRDIMRHLKENKIVAVLADQREKRSKGVYVDFFGEKVSTNRGIAVVAMKTGSPVIPVYLVREGFLRYRVVCNEPLVMERKGNMDELIRENLRKINVFLESIIIDAPDEWFWVHRRWGRNT; encoded by the coding sequence GTGATATTAGACCTTTTTCTCATACTCATTATAAAGACAATACAGCAGTGTATCCGTTTCCTTCCTGAAACCCTTCAGAGGGGTTTTGGTGTCTTTCTTGGCAGGCTTGCATACCGTATATTAAAAAAAAGGAGACTTGTTGCCATCTCAAACCTTAAAAGGGTCTTCAATGATAGAGATGACCAAGATATACAATCTATGGCAAGACGCTGCTTTGAAAAATTCGGCATCAATTTCGTAGAGATGCTCCTTATTCCGTATCTAAAAAAGGACGAATATAAAGAGAGGTTCTCCCTTGAGAACAGAGACCATATAGATAAAGCCTTGTCAAAGGGTAAGGGGATACTTGCTGTCATATTTCACTATTCAAACTGGGAGATTATGGGTATTTCATCTGTGCTTTTACAACAGGATGTTATTGTCCTTGCCAGACCATTAAAAAGGCATATCCTTTTGAATAATTTTCTCAATAAAATAAGGGCAACATCAGGCCTCAAGATTATACCCAATGAGGGCACAGGTAGGGATATTATGAGACACCTAAAGGAAAACAAAATAGTTGCAGTCCTTGCTGATCAGCGGGAGAAGCGTTCAAAGGGTGTATATGTGGATTTTTTCGGGGAGAAGGTATCTACAAATAGAGGGATTGCTGTTGTGGCAATGAAGACAGGTTCACCTGTTATTCCTGTATATTTAGTTCGTGAGGGATTTTTAAGATACAGGGTTGTATGCAATGAGCCCCTTGTTATGGAAAGAAAAGGCAATATGGATGAGCTTATAAGGGAAAATCTGAGAAAGATAAATGTATTCCTCGAATCCATAATTATTGATGCCCCTGATGAATGGTTTTGGGTTCACAGGAGATGGGGAAGGAATACGTAA